GGCGATGCCGTCGTCGGTCAGCCACAGGTCTTTCTGCCGCTCCGTGACGATCATGCCGGGCAGCAGCGTGTTGACGCGGATATTGTCAGGTCCCAGCCTGCCGGCAAGGCTCTTCGTCAGTCCGATAATGCCGGCCTTTGCCGCCGCATAGGAGGGTAGTTCACCCATGTTCAGCAGAAATGAGATGGATGAAAAATTGACGATGGATGCATCCTTCGCCTGTCTGAGATAGGGCAGCGCGGCCTGAACGGTGAAGAACATCTGCTTGAGATTGACGGCCTGATTGGCGTCCCAATAGGCTTCCGTCACCGTGTCGATGTCGTGTCGGTCATCCCAGGCGGCATTGTTGACCAAAACCTTGATGCCGCCGGTAGCGGAGGCTGCCGCATCCACCGTCCGCCCGATTGCGGGAATGTCGCTCAAGTCGGTCTTGAAAAAATGCACCGGATGGGGAGCCGCCCCTGCGAGCCGCTGCACAAGTGCGGCGCTCGGCTCCTCGGCGATGTCTATGAAGGCGACCTTCGCCCCCTGCATCGCGAAGGCTTCCACCAGCGATGCCCCAATGCCGGAGCCGCCGCCGGTAATGAGCACGCCCGCATCCTTGAGGTCGGGAAATTGGGCTTGCGTCATCGACATCGTCTCATCCATGAGGGCTTGATTGTTCCAATATATGGAACTAGATTTTACTAAATGGAATTATTCTCTTGGCGTCACACTTATGTCAAGGCAGATGACGGTGGATGTTGCCATGCCCGATAATAAAACCCCCAATGCCCAACAGCATGAGCCTGTTCCCGGTCGCGCCCGAAAAACAGAAAGCGAGACCGGCACGCTCGGGAAGGCCGTCTCGCTTCTGGAGCTTATCGCCTCTGCGGAAAAACCGATGCGTTTTACCGATGTGGTCGAGGCGAGTGGCCAGCCGCGCGGCACGGTCCACCGCCAGCTCGCCCATCTTCTTGCCGAAGGCCTGATCGACCATGCCAACGACCAGACCTATGCTGTCGGCCTGAGATTGTTGCAATTTGCGGCCAAAGCCTGGAGCGGCAATGATCTGCGCAGCGTCGCTGCGCCGCATCTGGCGGCGTTGCAGGAGGTGACGCAGGAATCCGTGCATCTCGCCGTTCTGAATGGCGGGCAGGTCACCTATCTCGACAAGATCGAGGGCAGACATACCCTGCGCATGCATTCGCAGGTCGGCAAGACCTCGCCCGCCTATTGCACGGGCGTTGGCAAGGCGGCGCTGTCCCTGCTGTCTGCTGATGCGCTCGCAAACCTCGCCACCGGGCTGGAGTTCCACCGCTTTACGGAAAACACGATCATAACGCCGGAGGCGCTGGTAACGGATGTGTCGGCCATCCGCGTGCAAGGTTACGGTTTCGACCTTCAGGAACACGAGATCGGCATTCATTGCGCCGCCGCGCCGGTCCATGCGCCGGGACGCAGTTTCCTTGCGGCGATTTCCGTCACCGGCCCCGCCTATAGGGTGGATGTGGAACAGCTTTACAAATGGGCGCCGCTGGTGCGCGAAACCGCTGATAAAATTTCGGCGGAGCTTGCCTGCCGATTATCGCCGGTTGCCGATGGTTGAGGAAAAAAGTGGCGCTGCTCCGTCGATTTTCGCGACCTGGTAGACGGGTCTGGCGTCAAATTGCGTGAGTTAAATCTTATTTTCGACTATTCTGAATTAAGTTTTCAACTTTTGTTTGCATGAATCATTTTGGTGAGTAACATCCCCGGCAATTTCCGGGCAAAGGTGGCCTTTGCGGTGGTATTTCTCATTCTCGAAGAACAGCTTTTATGCAGAAAACAGAGACGGCCGCCGTTCAGGCGATTGGTGTTGATTGCGTTCGCGAGATCGCCGGTCTGAACACGCAATTCGACATATTCCGGTTCTTGAAACGGTTGACGGAGGCCTGGGAGTTCAGGGCCTTCATGGTGCTTGACCTGTCATCCGAACTGGCGAGCGAGCTGTCGCAATATACCATCATCACCAGCTGGCCGGCCGAGCTTCTGCAGCGTTACGACGAAGAGGGCATGCTGCAGAACAGCAAGGTGATGGCGCAGCTCAAAAAATCGACGGTACCCTTTTCCGTTGCCATGGATTTCCTGGATGGAGGCAACGAACCGATCGCCAAAAAGAACGTGATCGGCCTGTTCGAGCGATTTGAGATGATCAACTCCGTTTGGTTTCCCGTTCACGATATCACCACCACCCGGGGCGCGGTGTCTTTCTCCGGCAACAAGACGATCTTGCCGGCAAGCCGGCTGGCGGAACTGTTTTACATTTCCAGCCATGTCTTTGCCCGGCTATCGGAAATCCGTCGTCTTGATCTCAGGGTTCCCGAAACATTGAGCGAGCGCGAGATCGACTGTCTGAACTGGACGGCGGCCGGAAAAACCAGCGCCGAAATCGCTGAAATCATGATGTTGTCGGAACATACGATCAATCATTACCTCAACCGCGCGACGAAAAAACTCGACACGGTCAACCGCACCCAGGCCGTCGCCAAGGCGCTGCGGGTAGGTTTGATAAAATAGCGAAATCATAATTTTATCATTGTGATAAACCCTGTCCTGGGCGATCCTTCTTTCGAATCACCGGAAAGGAGAAATCGTTTGCCGGAGCGGCATAAGGTAAAAGCGGGATTTTCTCCGACTGTCGATTGCGCCGTGCTGATAGTCGCTGCCGAAAAAGGCTTTGCTGCCGATGAAGGCATAGAACTGCAACTCGTCCGAAAACAATCCGCACGCGCTGTCTTGACCGCGCTTGCCGAGGATGAGGTTCACATCGCCCATCTGCCCGCGCCGGTGCCGGTCGGTTCCGCAGTTGGCCTTGATGAGCTGCCGGCCGATATTATCGGCGTTTTCACGCTTTCCCTCGGCGGATCGGCAACCACCGTTTCGCACGAATTTTACGACGAGCTTTACCGTGAAGGTTTGAAGCTTCCGGACCCCGCGGCCTTCGGGCGGGCCATGGCCCGCGTCTGCGCGGCGCGCCGTGCTGCAGGTAAAAACCCGCCGGTCTTTGCGGTCGAGGATATCGTGTCCACACCGTTTTATATGTTGCGTTATCTGCTTGGAAGCTGCGGTGTGCTGCTCGGCCGGGACATGGAAATCGTCGAAGCCCTGCCGAAAGCCATGCCCGGCCTGCTGGAAAACGGCAAGGTCGATGCGCTCTGTACCGCCGAACCGGCGGGCAGCGCCGTGGTGCTGGGCGGCGCCGGGCGGATTGTCACGACCGGGGCGCTGATCTGGCAAAATGCGCCGGAAAAGATACTGGCCGGCAAGCGGCAGTGGACTGAGGAAAACGCCACCCTGCTGGAAGGGCTGCTGCGAGCGCTCTACCGCGCCGGCGAATGGTGCGCCAATTCCGCCAATATCGAGGAACTGACGGGCATCCTCGCCGCCCCTCATTATATGGACGAGAACGGCGAGTTCCTGCTGCCGGCGCTGACGGGCTATATTTCCACTTCGCAGAGGGACATGCGGCGTTTTCAGGAGTTTTTCGTGACCAGCGCCAAGGCCGCAAATTTTCCGTGGCAGAGCCAGGCGCTTTGGTTCTTCAGCCAGATGTTGCGTTGGGGCGAGGTTCCCGCCGAATGTCGGTTCGACGCGGCCGTGGTGGAGGCCGCGCGCAACGCTTATCGGCCGGATATTTTCCGCAAGGCGATGAAGCCGCTTTTCGTGCCGGTGCCGGGCGCCAATCTGAAACTCGAAGGCACGCTCAGGGAGCAGGTGCATGTCGGCGCGTCGCGCACGGGCCTCGTCCTTGGCCCGGACTGTTTTTTTGACGGCCGGGTCTTTGATCCTGAAACGCTCGATATGGACGACGAAATCTGAAATGGCAGCGGTTAATCGTCGCTAATCTCTCCTGTTTGCGCTTTGGCATTGGCGAAGCGCTCCCGCTTGTCTATGGATGGCGCGGAAGAGTGCCCATATCCAGCCGGACCACGTTTACGGAGTAAGACAATGGCAGACGTCAGCAAGAACCAGGTGGAAAAGGCTCTGGAAGCCGTCATCTATCCCGGCAGCGGCAAAAGCATCGTGGCGCTCGGCATGGTCTCGGAAATCTTCATTGCCGATGCGAAAGCCTATTTTTCGATTACCGTTCCCTCCGACAAGGCGCAGGAGATGGAGCCGTTGCGACTTGCCGCTGAAAAGGCGGCGAGGGGCGTTCCGGGCATTGTCGGCGCCGTGGTCGCGCTGACGGCGGATCGCAAGCCCGGCCAGCAGCAACAGCCGCCGCGCCCCGCCGCTGCAACCGGCCGCCCGGCTGCGCAGCCGCGCTCCTCCAAGGTGGGCGTGCCGGGTGTTGGCGCCATCATCGCCGTCGCCTCTGGCAAGGGCGGGGTCGGCAAGTCCACGACATCAGTCAATCTGGCGCTTGGTCTTCAGGCGCTCGGCCTCAAGGTCGGTATGCTCGATGCCGATATTTACGGCCCTTCTATTCCCAAACTCCTGAAGATTTCCGGCCGCCCGCAGCAGCAGGAAGACCGCATCATCCTTCCCATGGAAAATTACGGGCTGAAGGTCATGTCCATGGGCTTCCTGGTGGATGAGGAAGCGGCGATGATCTGGCGCGGACCGATGGTGCAGTCCGCCCTGATGCAGATGCTGCGCGAAGTTGCCTGGGGCGAACTCGACGTGCTGGTGCTGGACATGCCGCCCGGCACGGGCGATGCACAGCTGACCATCGCCCAGCAGGTGCCGCTTGCCGGCGCCGTCATCGTCTCCACGCCGCAGGATCTGGCGCTGATCGATGCGCGCAAGGGCATCACCATGTTCCGCAAGGTGGAAGTGCCGCTGCTCGGCGTCATCGAGAACATGAGCTACTTCATCGCCCCGGATACCGGCGCGCGCTACGATATTTTCGGTCATGGCGGTGCGAAGGCCGAAGCCGAGCGGATCGGCGTGCCGTTCCTCGGCGAAGTGCCGCTCACCATCTCCATCCGTGAAATGTCGGATGCCGGCACGCCTGTTGTCGTCGCCGAGCCGGATGGCCCGCAGGCAGCGATCTATCGCGATATCGCCGAAAAAGTCTGGGCGCGCATCGGTGCGGGTGAGAGAAAAGCCGCGCCGAAGATCGTTTTCGAATAACGCAACGGCTTTCGGCATAAGCCGAAAAAGCGTTTCTCGGTATTGAATAGTCTTTTTAAAACAGAAGATTAATCGTCAGTATCAGGCAAGTTTTCTGGATGTGAACACCGAGAAATGCTTCGCCTGCAATGCTGTCGAGAAAAAATATTGCTTGATTGCATCTCGCTTTGGGCGCATACGCCTGCGCCGTTTGGCTCTTGGTCCATCGGGCTGGCGAGATATGAAATCCCGCTCGTTCCGGCGTGCCCTGAAGTGTCGTCCAAAGGTTTGCCGACCGCAAACAGGATATGTTAAGCAGCATTGCGGCTGAAGCTTGCGATGTGGACCGGAGAAGCGGATTGATAAAAGCCTATCGCGCCAATTGCGAGGCGATCAGCCTGTCGCCAGACGACGGCTCCGGACAGATTCCCGACGACATCGTCTGGATCGACATCGTCAATCCCGACAGGGCGGAAGAGCAGCATGTGGAAAAACTGCTGGGGCTCGATCTGCCCACCCGTGAGGATCTGAAGGATATCGAACCCTCCAGCCGCCTGTATATGGAAGACGGCAATGTCTTTATGACCGCCTCTCTCGTATGGAAGGCAGATTCGGACGATCCGCGCCTCACCGATGTCGCCTTCATTCTTGCCGGCAAGCGCCTTGTGACGATCCGTTATGCCGAGCCGAAATCCTTCCACCTCTTCATCGCCGCCATCACCCGCGTGCCGCACGAAATGCGCAGCGGCACGGCCCTGCTTCTGAAGCTCTTGGAAACCATCGTCGACCGCACGGCGGAAATTCTCGAAAATTCGGTCACCGGCATCGACAATCTCGCCGCCGACATACTCGGCAGCCAGGCACGTTCCAAACGCAAGGCGCCGCGTTATCTCGAAGACCGTCTTACCAACATCGCCGCCTATCACCGGCTGATCTCCAAGGTCCGCGTCAGCCTCGCATCGCTGGCGCGGCTGCAGACCTTCCTCTCCACCAGCGATCAGGCGCGCGGGGATAAGGAAGCGCGGGAACAGGGCAAGTCGATCGGCCGCGATATCCAGTCGCTGAACGAACATGCCGCCTTCGTTTCCGGCAATCTGACGTTTCTGCTGGATGCCTCTCTCGGCATCATCAATATCGAGCAGAACGGCATCATCAAGATTTTCTCCATCGCTTCGGTGGTGTTCCTGCCGCCAACGCTGGTGGCCTCGGTTTATGGAATGAACTTTCAGCTCATGCCGGAGTTGAACTGGACATTTGGTTATCCACTCGCGCTCGTCATCATGCTGATGTCCGCAATCATTCCGTTTCTCTTTTTTCGTTGGAAGGGCTGGCTCTAAGGAGCCAGGATCATCATGTCTCAAATCGTCGATAAGGACGTTGCCGAGAAACCGGACGCGGATGACAAACATCAGAACAAGGGGCTTTACGCCGCGATCCTTGGTTCGATCGGTGTCGTTTATGGCGATATTGGCACCAGCCCGCTTTACGCCTTCCGCGAAGCCTTGCGGCCGATCGCCTATGATGGCGTGACGCGGGAAGAGGTCATCGGCCTGACCTCGCTGATGATCTGGGCCCTGACGATCATCGTGACGTTCAAATATATCACGCTGCTGCTGCGCGCCGACAATGACGGCGAAGGCGGCACGCTGTCGCTGCTGGCGCTGTTGATGAAGACGGCAGGCACCCATCGCGGCGTTCTCATCGTGCTCGGCCTCATAGGCGCCGCCCTGTTCCTGGGCGACGCGATGATCACGCCGGCGCTGTCGGTGCTCTCGGCGGTGGAAGGTCTGAAGCTCGTCACGCCGGCCATGGACGACTTTATTATTCCGATTTCCGTCTGCATTCTCATCGGCCTCTTCGCCATCCAGTCGCACGGCACGGGAACGGTGGCGAAATTCTTCGGGCCGATCACGGCGGTCTGGTTCCTCGTTATGGGTCTCGCCGGCCTCATTCATATCGCCGATGATTTCGGCATTCTCTTTGCCTTCAACCCGTGGCATGCGGTGGAGTTTCTGGCCAATGAAGGCTTTTATGGCATCGTCGTGCTCGGCGCGGTCTTCCTGACGATCACCGGTGCCGAAGCCCTTTATGCCGATCTTGGCCATTTCGGCCGCCGCCCCATCCAGTGGGCATGGTTCTGTCTGGTTTTCCCGGCTTTGACGCTGAATTATCTAGGCCAAGGGGCGCTGGTGCTCAAAGACCCGGCGGCGATGTCCAATCCGTTTTATCTGATGTTTCCGCAATGGGCGATCCTGCCGGCCGTCATTCTGGCCACCGCCGCCACCATCATTGCCAGCCAGGCGGTCATCACAGGCGCGTTTTCGCTGGTGCGTCAGGCCATCCATCTCGGCTACCTGCCGCGCATGGAGATCCTCTTCACGTCTGAAACCAATACCGGGCAGATCTATCTGCCGGCCGTCAACACCATCCTGCTGTTCGGCGTCGTCGCTTTGGTGCTCACCTTCAAGAGTTCCGATGCGCTGGCCACCGCCTATGGTATTTCCGTCACCGGCGCGATGGTCGTCACCAGCCTGATGTTCTTTGAATTCGTGCGCAAACGCTGGCAATGGTCGGTCTGGCTGGCGCTTGCCGTTCTGGCACCGCTTTTGCTGCTGGAGCTGATCTTCCTTGGTGCGAACCTGCTGAAGATCCATGATGGCGGCTACGTGCCGGTGCTGCTGGCGATCGCCTTCACCATCATCATGACCACCTGGCAGCGTGGCTCGAGAATCCTGTTCGCCAAGACCCGCCGCAGCGACGTGCCGCTGAAGGCTTTCGTCGCCTCGGTGGAAAAGGAAAGCGCCCATGCGCCGGTGCGGGTGCCCGGCACGGCGATTTTCCTCACCGGCGATCCGGAGGCAGCGCCAGCGGCCCTGCTGCACAATCTCAAGCATAACCACGTCCTGCATGACAAGAACGTCATCCTGACGATCCGGACCGAGGATCAACCGCGCGTTCGCCCGGAAAACAGGTACACGCTGACGAAACTCAGTGACCGTTTCGCGGTGGTGGAACTGCATTTCGGCTTCATGGAAACTCAGAACGTCACCCAGGCGCTGGGTTATCTGAGACGCACCGGCTACAAGTTCGACATCATGTCGACCTCATTTTACCTTGGCCGCCGCAAGCTGGTGCCGGATCCGAAGTCCGGCATGCCGGGCTGGCAGAACCGCCTGTTCATCGCCCTTGCCGAAACTGCCGCCGACCCGTCGGACTATTTCCGCCTTCCGGCCAACCGCGTGGTGGAACTGGGTTCTCACGTCGTCGTGTGATGACGCGGTCATGCCTTCAGGTAGCTGAGCGGCCTCCTTCTTTCCGTCAAACCGGCCTTGAGCCGGTATCCAGCCAGCCCAAGTCCTTGGGCTGAAAGGGGTCTTTACACCGCGCCGACGCGCTTCGGCCGGATTCCGGCTCAAGGCCGGAACGACGGATGTGGAGATGGCCTGCGGGACAGTTATGATCGGCACATGCGAACTCGACTCCACGCCATGCGCATTAGAAGGCGCGCACACATTAACGTGAAGCCACGTCCGCTCGCCGCGTTAACCAAGCATCAAGGTTAATAAGAGATTCTTCAACACCTGTAGCAAATATGGTTGTCGGTGTTCGGAGTGCTGGTTTTGCGTTCGAAAAGTGTAATGCGTCGTCGGTCCTCCGCGTCCCTTCAGGCATGGACCTCCAGATGGGCCTCACCCGTCGTCTTCGGCCTTGCCGCCTGGCTCGTCTTTCCTTCTCTTGCCGCGCGTGCGGATCTGGCCTCGCTCTTGGCCGGGTTGGACAATGGCGGCGAACAATGGCGCATGGTGCTGACGGCCTCTCCGGCGGGTTCGGTGCACAATGCCTCGCTCACTTTTAATGATGCGGCAGGCGAGGCGGCGCTGCATGGCAGCGGCATGACCCTGCCGAATGGCAGCAAGGTCGCCTTCGTCACCAACAAGAAGGGCGAGGCCACGACGCCGGACAGCGAGCGTGTCAACCGCGCCGCCAAGAAGGGCCGCATCGTCGCCACCGAAATCATGCAGCCGCCAAAGGCTTTCACCGCCGGCTCCGTCCTTCAACGCACCAGCATGCTGGATATAGAGCCGCTGAAGCGCAAGGACCGCACGGCTTTCGTGAAGCCGAAGCGCGGCAAGGATGTTGAACTCGCCTCCTTCTATTTCCGCCGCGATGAAAAGAAGGTGGACAAGAGTGTGTCGCCCATGCTGGCGGAACTCATCACCAACCGTACCCCGGATATTCTCGCCACGGCCTACGCGCCGGCCGCACCTGACTTTGCCCGCGAATCGCCCTTCGACGCCATTCTCAAAAAACCGGAGGCTGGCCGCTTCGTGCCGCAGATCAGCCCGGAAGACCATGCCTGGGCGGCGACCCCGCTGCCGGCCGAGGTGTTTTCCGCAGCCGAACAGCAGTGCCTGGCATCCGGCATCTACTTCGAAGCGCGCGGAGAATCGGTCAAGGGACAGGCAGCGGTGGCGCAGGTCATCCTCAACCGCGTGCGTAACCCGGCCTATCCGAAAACCATCTGCGGCGTGGTCTATCAGAATAAGGACTGGCGCAACCGCTGCCAGTTTTCCTTTGCCTGCGACAATATCAAGGACCGCGTGAATTCCGAACGCCATTGGAAAATGGCGCGCGAAGTGGCCATGGCCACCACCGCCGGCAAGATCTGGCTGAACGAGGTGGGTTCCGCTACGCATTATCACGCCGTTTATGTTCGCCCCGCCTGGGGCAAGTCCATGAAGAAGGTTGGCCGCATCGGTCTGCACGTGTTTTACCGTACCTATGGTGGCGGCTGGAGCTGATACCACCGCCAATTCGTCGCATTTTGCGTGTCAAAAATGCCGATTCCCTCGCGAAACATCGCCGCCAAACGGTGATTTGGCATCAAGCTATTGTTTTTCAATGATTAATTTGTGCTGAAACAAGCTGCCTCAGTGCCTTGACTAGAGAAGCCCCTAAAACTATGTTGCGCGCGACTTCAGAGCGGGCTGGAACAGGCTTAATCCGTCACCGTTTACAACTCCAAAGGGTTCTGGCATGGCTGGAACGGAGAAAATGGGTGGGATTTTAAGATGACTGGCAACCGTGACGATAGTCTGGACGAGCGTCGCAAACGCCTTGCTGATGAGTTGGCAAAGGTGAAAGCGGAGGATGAGGCGGAAGTGAGGGCGGAGACCAACGCTGCGGAAAACCGGAAAGGTTTTGCGATGGCGGTCAAGCTCTCATCGGAGTTCATTTCGGCCATCGTGGTCGGCGCTATGCTGGGTTATCTTCTGGACTATTTTGCCGGCACGACGCCGTGGGGGATGATCGTTCTTCTCCTTCTCGGTTTCTGCGCAGGCGTATTGAATGTGTTGCGCTCGACGGGCGCGGTGGCCAAGCCGCCGTTGCTGGAGAAGGCGGACAGGCGAGACGAGGGTGGAAAAGACGGCGTTTAAGCTGTTTTTTCTTGCAGTTGAGATGCCGCCAAGCGCGGCGACAGGTAAAGAGGGCAGCCGGTGGCAAACGATCCGACCCATCAGTTCTTGGTGCAGCCGATCATTCCGATCGAAATTGGCGGCGTCGATTTTTCCTTCACCAATGCGTCGCTTTTCATGGTTGCGACCGTGGCCGCCGCTTCCGGTTTCCTTTATTTCGCAACGTCGAACCGCGGTCTGATCCCGACCCGCATGCAGTCCGTTGCGGAAATGTCCTATGAATTCATCGCCTCCATGCTGCGCGAAGGCGCCGGCAAAAAGGGCATGGTGTTCTTCCCCTTCGTCTTTTCGCTGTTCATGTTCGTGCTGACGGCAAACCTTCTCGGCATGTTCCCGTATTTCTTCACGGTCACCAGCCAGATCATCGTCACCTTCGCGCTTGCCTGCCTCGTCATCGGCACGGTCGTCGTTTACGGTTTCTACAAGCACGGTCTGCATTTCTTCGGCATCTTTGCCCCCTCGGGCGTGCCCAAGGCGCTTTTGCCGCTTGTGGCGTCGATTGAAATGATCTCGTTCCTGTCGCGTCCGATCAGCCTTTCCGTTCGTCTCTTTGCGAACATGCTGGCCGGCCACATCACGCTCAAGGTTTTCGCAGGCTTCGTCGCCTCCATGGGCGCGCTCGGCGCGCTTGGCATCGGTGGCGCCGTTCTGCCTCTCATCATGACGGTCGCAATGACCGCTCTCGAATTTCTCGTTGCCTTCCTGCAGGCTTATGTGTTCGCGGTACTGACTTGCATGTACCTGAACGACGCCGTGCATGGTGGTCACTGAGAAGTAAAGTCGCTGGCCCCGGAAACGGGCGTCAAGAATAGCCGCAACAACCAATATCTCAAGGAGTCTCACATGGAAGCGGAAGCAGCAAAGTACATCGGCGCAGGTCTCGCATGCCTCGGCATGGCTGGTACGTCCCTCGCACTCGGCCGTATCTTCGGTGATTACCTGTCCGGCGCACTGCGCAACCCCTCTGCTGCCGACAGCCAGTTCGGCCGTCTGGTATTCGGCTTCGCCGTTACGGAAGCTCTGGGCATCTTCTCGCTGCTCGTTGCTCTCCTTCTCCTGTTCGCTGTCTGATAACGGCATCAGGTCTGGATCACGGCCCGCAAATGGCGTGCCGTGATCCTTCGCATTTGCAGTCCCCCTGGAGGTGAGCATGTTCGTGACCGAGGCTTATGCCCAGTCAGCACCGACCGTAGGTGAAACGCATACGGAAACTCCGGCCGTTGGCCAG
The Agrobacterium cucumeris DNA segment above includes these coding regions:
- a CDS encoding SDR family NAD(P)-dependent oxidoreductase, with the protein product MSMTQAQFPDLKDAGVLITGGGSGIGASLVEAFAMQGAKVAFIDIAEEPSAALVQRLAGAAPHPVHFFKTDLSDIPAIGRTVDAAASATGGIKVLVNNAAWDDRHDIDTVTEAYWDANQAVNLKQMFFTVQAALPYLRQAKDASIVNFSSISFLLNMGELPSYAAAKAGIIGLTKSLAGRLGPDNIRVNTLLPGMIVTERQKDLWLTDDGIAATTARQCLKRTLVAADLAGPSLFLASSASSAITAQSIIVDGGLL
- a CDS encoding IclR family transcriptional regulator is translated as MSRQMTVDVAMPDNKTPNAQQHEPVPGRARKTESETGTLGKAVSLLELIASAEKPMRFTDVVEASGQPRGTVHRQLAHLLAEGLIDHANDQTYAVGLRLLQFAAKAWSGNDLRSVAAPHLAALQEVTQESVHLAVLNGGQVTYLDKIEGRHTLRMHSQVGKTSPAYCTGVGKAALSLLSADALANLATGLEFHRFTENTIITPEALVTDVSAIRVQGYGFDLQEHEIGIHCAAAPVHAPGRSFLAAISVTGPAYRVDVEQLYKWAPLVRETADKISAELACRLSPVADG
- a CDS encoding helix-turn-helix transcriptional regulator; translated protein: MQKTETAAVQAIGVDCVREIAGLNTQFDIFRFLKRLTEAWEFRAFMVLDLSSELASELSQYTIITSWPAELLQRYDEEGMLQNSKVMAQLKKSTVPFSVAMDFLDGGNEPIAKKNVIGLFERFEMINSVWFPVHDITTTRGAVSFSGNKTILPASRLAELFYISSHVFARLSEIRRLDLRVPETLSEREIDCLNWTAAGKTSAEIAEIMMLSEHTINHYLNRATKKLDTVNRTQAVAKALRVGLIK
- a CDS encoding CmpA/NrtA family ABC transporter substrate-binding protein, with product MPERHKVKAGFSPTVDCAVLIVAAEKGFAADEGIELQLVRKQSARAVLTALAEDEVHIAHLPAPVPVGSAVGLDELPADIIGVFTLSLGGSATTVSHEFYDELYREGLKLPDPAAFGRAMARVCAARRAAGKNPPVFAVEDIVSTPFYMLRYLLGSCGVLLGRDMEIVEALPKAMPGLLENGKVDALCTAEPAGSAVVLGGAGRIVTTGALIWQNAPEKILAGKRQWTEENATLLEGLLRALYRAGEWCANSANIEELTGILAAPHYMDENGEFLLPALTGYISTSQRDMRRFQEFFVTSAKAANFPWQSQALWFFSQMLRWGEVPAECRFDAAVVEAARNAYRPDIFRKAMKPLFVPVPGANLKLEGTLREQVHVGASRTGLVLGPDCFFDGRVFDPETLDMDDEI
- a CDS encoding Mrp/NBP35 family ATP-binding protein, translated to MADVSKNQVEKALEAVIYPGSGKSIVALGMVSEIFIADAKAYFSITVPSDKAQEMEPLRLAAEKAARGVPGIVGAVVALTADRKPGQQQQPPRPAAATGRPAAQPRSSKVGVPGVGAIIAVASGKGGVGKSTTSVNLALGLQALGLKVGMLDADIYGPSIPKLLKISGRPQQQEDRIILPMENYGLKVMSMGFLVDEEAAMIWRGPMVQSALMQMLREVAWGELDVLVLDMPPGTGDAQLTIAQQVPLAGAVIVSTPQDLALIDARKGITMFRKVEVPLLGVIENMSYFIAPDTGARYDIFGHGGAKAEAERIGVPFLGEVPLTISIREMSDAGTPVVVAEPDGPQAAIYRDIAEKVWARIGAGERKAAPKIVFE
- a CDS encoding magnesium transporter CorA family protein, which translates into the protein MIKAYRANCEAISLSPDDGSGQIPDDIVWIDIVNPDRAEEQHVEKLLGLDLPTREDLKDIEPSSRLYMEDGNVFMTASLVWKADSDDPRLTDVAFILAGKRLVTIRYAEPKSFHLFIAAITRVPHEMRSGTALLLKLLETIVDRTAEILENSVTGIDNLAADILGSQARSKRKAPRYLEDRLTNIAAYHRLISKVRVSLASLARLQTFLSTSDQARGDKEAREQGKSIGRDIQSLNEHAAFVSGNLTFLLDASLGIINIEQNGIIKIFSIASVVFLPPTLVASVYGMNFQLMPELNWTFGYPLALVIMLMSAIIPFLFFRWKGWL
- a CDS encoding potassium transporter Kup, which encodes MSQIVDKDVAEKPDADDKHQNKGLYAAILGSIGVVYGDIGTSPLYAFREALRPIAYDGVTREEVIGLTSLMIWALTIIVTFKYITLLLRADNDGEGGTLSLLALLMKTAGTHRGVLIVLGLIGAALFLGDAMITPALSVLSAVEGLKLVTPAMDDFIIPISVCILIGLFAIQSHGTGTVAKFFGPITAVWFLVMGLAGLIHIADDFGILFAFNPWHAVEFLANEGFYGIVVLGAVFLTITGAEALYADLGHFGRRPIQWAWFCLVFPALTLNYLGQGALVLKDPAAMSNPFYLMFPQWAILPAVILATAATIIASQAVITGAFSLVRQAIHLGYLPRMEILFTSETNTGQIYLPAVNTILLFGVVALVLTFKSSDALATAYGISVTGAMVVTSLMFFEFVRKRWQWSVWLALAVLAPLLLLELIFLGANLLKIHDGGYVPVLLAIAFTIIMTTWQRGSRILFAKTRRSDVPLKAFVASVEKESAHAPVRVPGTAIFLTGDPEAAPAALLHNLKHNHVLHDKNVILTIRTEDQPRVRPENRYTLTKLSDRFAVVELHFGFMETQNVTQALGYLRRTGYKFDIMSTSFYLGRRKLVPDPKSGMPGWQNRLFIALAETAADPSDYFRLPANRVVELGSHVVV
- a CDS encoding cell wall hydrolase: MRRRSSASLQAWTSRWASPVVFGLAAWLVFPSLAARADLASLLAGLDNGGEQWRMVLTASPAGSVHNASLTFNDAAGEAALHGSGMTLPNGSKVAFVTNKKGEATTPDSERVNRAAKKGRIVATEIMQPPKAFTAGSVLQRTSMLDIEPLKRKDRTAFVKPKRGKDVELASFYFRRDEKKVDKSVSPMLAELITNRTPDILATAYAPAAPDFARESPFDAILKKPEAGRFVPQISPEDHAWAATPLPAEVFSAAEQQCLASGIYFEARGESVKGQAAVAQVILNRVRNPAYPKTICGVVYQNKDWRNRCQFSFACDNIKDRVNSERHWKMAREVAMATTAGKIWLNEVGSATHYHAVYVRPAWGKSMKKVGRIGLHVFYRTYGGGWS
- a CDS encoding AtpZ/AtpI family protein, which gives rise to MTGNRDDSLDERRKRLADELAKVKAEDEAEVRAETNAAENRKGFAMAVKLSSEFISAIVVGAMLGYLLDYFAGTTPWGMIVLLLLGFCAGVLNVLRSTGAVAKPPLLEKADRRDEGGKDGV
- a CDS encoding F0F1 ATP synthase subunit A — protein: MANDPTHQFLVQPIIPIEIGGVDFSFTNASLFMVATVAAASGFLYFATSNRGLIPTRMQSVAEMSYEFIASMLREGAGKKGMVFFPFVFSLFMFVLTANLLGMFPYFFTVTSQIIVTFALACLVIGTVVVYGFYKHGLHFFGIFAPSGVPKALLPLVASIEMISFLSRPISLSVRLFANMLAGHITLKVFAGFVASMGALGALGIGGAVLPLIMTVAMTALEFLVAFLQAYVFAVLTCMYLNDAVHGGH
- a CDS encoding F0F1 ATP synthase subunit C produces the protein MEAEAAKYIGAGLACLGMAGTSLALGRIFGDYLSGALRNPSAADSQFGRLVFGFAVTEALGIFSLLVALLLLFAV